In a single window of the Massilia oculi genome:
- a CDS encoding HNH endonuclease, translating to MSGKRDTEEFKIAAVKQVAERGHSANEVATRPGGTENTCPTGDSADECWLCPRPLIGENVTGEHVIPMAIGGHKEVSKFICRTCNSERGARWEAEVARQFLWFSSAAAVKRGRGGKHPDLKVQTASGEKLRLQSDTVLVPDEPEVKVNDLGNKLEITIRTNNPKTARNLINRVARDHPGFDVLGGLREMSTEDSYLDSPLALSFRYGGPEAGRSMVKSCLALLSETGAKPKDCARALTYLEDPSPDALPPFWVFFDADLITNRPQDHLFHCVSVVGQPKHRRILGYVEFFNFARILVLIGEGYEGEAFQATYAIDPVDARVADITVDFDRVPPRLDDIRMPKEPPQMFLDAFQTTGRIVSAISRDRVRAHAVSKAATDALRAVGLDPTAEDVPAELKDQWLNEFLDQLRPYIRSQLKRAPE from the coding sequence ATGAGCGGAAAGCGGGACACAGAGGAATTCAAGATCGCAGCGGTCAAGCAAGTGGCAGAGCGTGGGCACTCGGCGAACGAAGTTGCTACTCGCCCGGGGGGCACGGAAAATACTTGCCCAACAGGTGATTCGGCCGACGAATGCTGGTTGTGCCCTCGTCCACTCATCGGCGAAAACGTCACTGGTGAGCATGTGATCCCGATGGCCATAGGTGGCCACAAGGAAGTTTCTAAGTTCATTTGCCGAACGTGCAATAGCGAGCGCGGTGCCAGATGGGAAGCTGAGGTCGCTCGGCAGTTCCTATGGTTCTCGAGCGCAGCGGCCGTAAAGCGCGGGCGCGGGGGAAAACACCCTGATCTCAAGGTCCAAACGGCAAGTGGAGAAAAGCTAAGACTGCAGTCCGATACGGTACTGGTTCCAGACGAGCCAGAGGTCAAAGTCAACGACCTAGGAAACAAGCTCGAGATCACCATTCGGACCAACAATCCGAAAACAGCTCGGAACCTGATCAACAGGGTTGCACGCGATCATCCAGGGTTCGACGTGCTCGGGGGCCTCCGTGAGATGTCGACGGAGGACAGCTATCTTGATAGCCCGCTCGCGCTCTCGTTCAGATACGGTGGGCCGGAAGCTGGACGCTCGATGGTGAAGTCATGCTTGGCACTGTTGTCCGAGACAGGCGCCAAGCCGAAAGACTGTGCCCGCGCATTGACGTACCTTGAAGACCCGAGTCCCGATGCGCTACCACCATTCTGGGTCTTCTTCGATGCAGACTTGATCACTAATAGGCCTCAGGATCATCTGTTCCACTGTGTGTCCGTGGTCGGCCAGCCCAAACATCGGCGAATACTTGGCTATGTAGAGTTCTTCAACTTTGCTCGCATCCTGGTTCTCATCGGGGAGGGCTACGAGGGTGAGGCATTCCAGGCGACATACGCAATCGATCCTGTAGATGCTCGTGTGGCGGACATCACCGTCGACTTTGATCGCGTCCCGCCGCGGCTAGACGACATCAGGATGCCCAAGGAACCGCCGCAGATGTTCCTTGACGCGTTCCAGACCACGGGAAGAATTGTCAGTGCCATCAGTCGGGATCGGGTCAGAGCGCACGCGGTGTCGAAAGCAGCCACCGACGCATTGCGCGCTGTCGGCTTGGATCCTACCGCCGAGGATGTCCCAGCTGAGTTGAAAGACCAATGGTTGAACGAGTTCCTCGACCAGCTGAGGCCATACATCAGGTCCCAGCTGAAAAGAGCACCGGAGTAA
- a CDS encoding helix-turn-helix domain-containing protein, with translation MVLLKRFGVGLQKARKSRQLTQEDFSVVSSRTYLSSLERGIKAPTITKIDEIAAVIGVHPLSLIAYAYLPSSSAEREQFWAAIAAEVDSFD, from the coding sequence GTGGTGTTGCTCAAACGTTTCGGAGTGGGGTTACAGAAAGCACGGAAGAGTCGTCAACTGACTCAAGAAGACTTCTCAGTCGTTTCAAGTAGAACCTATCTCAGCAGCTTGGAACGCGGGATCAAAGCGCCTACGATCACAAAGATTGATGAAATTGCGGCAGTAATCGGTGTACATCCTCTGTCGCTGATCGCGTACGCATACCTTCCTTCCAGCTCGGCAGAGCGCGAACAATTCTGGGCAGCAATTGCCGCAGAGGTAGACTCGTTCGACTAA